Proteins encoded by one window of Dermochelys coriacea isolate rDerCor1 chromosome 13, rDerCor1.pri.v4, whole genome shotgun sequence:
- the LOC119841609 gene encoding olfactory receptor 11L1 isoform X1 — translation MKSQKEILGKMINSTTLVEFWLLGFHSLPGWQTLLFIVFLVIYILTITGNIVIISVVRLQPQLHSPMYSFLQNLSFLEICYTSTIMPKMLANLLVERKTISFAGCMAQLYCFVFLGATECFLLAVMAYDRYLAICYPLHYTVAMSDASCTRLAMGSWVTGIFTGLLPCLLISRLCFCGSNHIKHFFCDISPLLKLACSDTSATEVVIFILSLLVLISCLLLTLLSYLFIILTILKIPSSSGKRKTFSTCGSHLAMVAIYYGTMIFMYVRPTSSLPSELNKIVSVFYTIITPLLNPIIYSLRNKDFSDALKKVISRQCSPHRV, via the coding sequence AAGATGATCAACAGCACCACACTGGTGGAGTTCTGGCTGCTGGGGTTCCATAGCCTTCCTGGCTGGCAGACCCTGCTCTTCATTGTGTTCTTGGTCATCTACATCCTAACTATCACAGGGAACATTGTCATCATCTCGGTGGTGAGGCTGCAACCGCAGCTCCACTCGCCCATGTACTCCTTCCTCCAGAACCTCTCCTTTCTGGAGATCTGCTACACCAGCACTATCATGCCCAAGATGCTGGCCAACCTACTCGTAGAGAGGAAGACCATCTCGTTTGCTGGATGCATGGCACAGCTCTATTGCTTTGTCTTCCTGGGAGCCACTGAATGCTTCCTCCTGGCAGTGATGGCTTATGACAGGTACCTTGCCATATGTTACCCATTACACTACACAGTGGCCATGAGTGATGCATCTTGTACCCGCCTGGCCATGGGCTCCTGGGTGACTGGCATCTTCACAGGTCTCTTACCCTGCTTGCTAATCTCCAGGCTCTGTTTCTGTGGCTCCAACCATATTAAACACTTTTTCTGTGATATTTCTCCATTGCTCAAGCTCGCCTGCTCAGACACCTCTGCTACCGAGGTTGTCATATTCATTCTCTCCCTCCTGGTCCTCATCAGCTGCCTGCTTCTGACCCTACTGTCTTACCTCTTCATCATTCTCACCATCCTGAAGattccctcctcctctgggaAGAGGAAGACCTTCTCCACCTGTGGCTCACACCTGGCCATGGTGGCCATCTACTATGGCACCATGATCTTCATGTACGTCCGCCCCACCTCCAGCCTGCCCTCGGAGCTCAATAAGATTGTCTCTGTGTTCTACACCATCATCacccccctcctgaaccccatcatctacagcctgaggaacaaggactTCAGCGATGCTTTAAAGAAAGTAATCAGCAGGCAGTGCAGTCCGCACAGAGTGTAA
- the LOC119841609 gene encoding olfactory receptor 11L1 isoform X2, with translation MINSTTLVEFWLLGFHSLPGWQTLLFIVFLVIYILTITGNIVIISVVRLQPQLHSPMYSFLQNLSFLEICYTSTIMPKMLANLLVERKTISFAGCMAQLYCFVFLGATECFLLAVMAYDRYLAICYPLHYTVAMSDASCTRLAMGSWVTGIFTGLLPCLLISRLCFCGSNHIKHFFCDISPLLKLACSDTSATEVVIFILSLLVLISCLLLTLLSYLFIILTILKIPSSSGKRKTFSTCGSHLAMVAIYYGTMIFMYVRPTSSLPSELNKIVSVFYTIITPLLNPIIYSLRNKDFSDALKKVISRQCSPHRV, from the coding sequence ATGATCAACAGCACCACACTGGTGGAGTTCTGGCTGCTGGGGTTCCATAGCCTTCCTGGCTGGCAGACCCTGCTCTTCATTGTGTTCTTGGTCATCTACATCCTAACTATCACAGGGAACATTGTCATCATCTCGGTGGTGAGGCTGCAACCGCAGCTCCACTCGCCCATGTACTCCTTCCTCCAGAACCTCTCCTTTCTGGAGATCTGCTACACCAGCACTATCATGCCCAAGATGCTGGCCAACCTACTCGTAGAGAGGAAGACCATCTCGTTTGCTGGATGCATGGCACAGCTCTATTGCTTTGTCTTCCTGGGAGCCACTGAATGCTTCCTCCTGGCAGTGATGGCTTATGACAGGTACCTTGCCATATGTTACCCATTACACTACACAGTGGCCATGAGTGATGCATCTTGTACCCGCCTGGCCATGGGCTCCTGGGTGACTGGCATCTTCACAGGTCTCTTACCCTGCTTGCTAATCTCCAGGCTCTGTTTCTGTGGCTCCAACCATATTAAACACTTTTTCTGTGATATTTCTCCATTGCTCAAGCTCGCCTGCTCAGACACCTCTGCTACCGAGGTTGTCATATTCATTCTCTCCCTCCTGGTCCTCATCAGCTGCCTGCTTCTGACCCTACTGTCTTACCTCTTCATCATTCTCACCATCCTGAAGattccctcctcctctgggaAGAGGAAGACCTTCTCCACCTGTGGCTCACACCTGGCCATGGTGGCCATCTACTATGGCACCATGATCTTCATGTACGTCCGCCCCACCTCCAGCCTGCCCTCGGAGCTCAATAAGATTGTCTCTGTGTTCTACACCATCATCacccccctcctgaaccccatcatctacagcctgaggaacaaggactTCAGCGATGCTTTAAAGAAAGTAATCAGCAGGCAGTGCAGTCCGCACAGAGTGTAA